In Thermococcus sp., one genomic interval encodes:
- a CDS encoding DUF499 domain-containing protein has protein sequence MELKPFYQIAIPHDDIKEGRFTLDTFAADLWSVYQNKGPEDYRNPELFWERTYITSGLSALLDIARKRLLEGVGDAVIQLQTPFGGGKTHSLIALYHKAREWDANVVVLDGTAFDAREVILWEELERQLTGSANRLKGNVAPGKIKLSELLEEKAPVLILVDELLEYMVKAAGVTVGETTLADQTLAFIHELTEVVKSTDRVLLVMTLPSSILEHYSEKAEEYFQKLQKIAGRSQKVFTPVQEEEVHDVIRKRLFKRIDETEMEAIVKRVVEYLEKEGLIPEGLNAYQYRQRFLRSYPFQPEVIDVLYHRWGSLPKFQRTRGVLRLLSIVVHSLIGRDVPFIRLSDFDLSVKTLRDELIDIIGESRYYSVLDADVLSPNSGAKRVDRMLGESYEHYRVGTRAATVIFMYSFSGGDVKGATTKEIKLSCADTRYSSSIVGDAILYLKDNLLYLHYRDGRYFFSLEPSLNKLVVDEMNNVSEEQIREVEHELLKGQLKGRYFKIYLWPSKPVDVPDSDPSLKLVVLPEYDKEKVLQILQSYGGSERVHKNTLIFLVPRETERASFNRLVRRYIAWKIIDEKAKKGSLELTTEQREDVKENLKRAREDIVQKIAELYRLVLLPTRGGYEELDLGMKPVGIKKTIEELVYEKLREEGKLVEKMAPVVIEMKYLDGKNYVSTKALYESFLKTPGMPLLKSKSVLIDAIRQGVSEGRFGLGYITGEEVTCEYLGEKPTVTLDEKEVIVNRKYCEELRARAKAEAEAKAEAQAIAQEKAPAESIAEARVEEWKPPAVRDKQAVLVPSEGKSREEVVGSQVESIHLHLTLGPGTGGLRDILRALNLLKSKFEKVTIEIRAEKGNMSQTEYENLLETFRQLGIDVEELEEE, from the coding sequence ATGGAGCTGAAGCCGTTTTACCAGATCGCCATTCCCCACGATGACATAAAGGAGGGAAGGTTCACCCTCGATACTTTCGCCGCTGACCTTTGGAGCGTTTACCAGAACAAGGGGCCTGAGGACTATAGGAACCCTGAGCTCTTCTGGGAGAGGACGTACATAACGAGCGGGTTGAGTGCTCTCCTTGACATAGCAAGGAAGAGGCTCCTCGAAGGCGTTGGGGATGCTGTGATACAGCTCCAGACGCCCTTTGGTGGTGGTAAGACACACTCGCTTATAGCGCTCTACCACAAGGCCCGTGAGTGGGACGCGAATGTAGTTGTTCTCGATGGAACCGCCTTTGACGCGAGGGAGGTTATCCTCTGGGAAGAACTTGAGCGTCAGCTTACCGGCAGTGCAAACCGCCTCAAGGGCAACGTTGCCCCAGGGAAGATAAAGCTATCAGAGCTCCTCGAGGAGAAGGCGCCAGTACTGATTCTCGTTGATGAACTTCTGGAGTACATGGTAAAAGCCGCGGGGGTAACGGTTGGAGAGACCACCCTTGCGGATCAGACGCTGGCCTTCATCCACGAGCTCACCGAGGTCGTGAAATCCACCGATAGGGTTCTTCTTGTCATGACCCTCCCGTCCAGCATTCTCGAACACTATTCCGAGAAGGCTGAAGAGTACTTTCAGAAGCTCCAAAAGATAGCAGGACGCTCTCAGAAGGTGTTCACCCCGGTACAGGAAGAGGAAGTCCACGACGTCATCAGGAAGAGGCTTTTCAAGAGGATTGATGAGACCGAGATGGAGGCCATCGTGAAGCGTGTGGTTGAGTACCTTGAGAAGGAAGGCCTCATCCCGGAGGGCCTCAACGCCTATCAGTACCGCCAGAGGTTCCTCAGAAGCTATCCCTTCCAGCCGGAAGTCATTGATGTTCTCTACCACCGCTGGGGCAGTCTACCGAAGTTCCAGAGGACGAGGGGTGTGCTGAGACTTCTCTCCATAGTGGTTCACTCGCTCATCGGAAGGGATGTGCCCTTCATCAGGCTCTCTGACTTCGACTTGAGTGTCAAGACGCTCAGAGACGAGCTCATAGACATCATCGGAGAGAGCAGGTACTATTCCGTCCTTGATGCGGACGTTCTCTCGCCCAACTCGGGTGCAAAGCGAGTGGACAGGATGCTCGGTGAATCCTATGAGCACTATCGCGTGGGGACGAGAGCGGCAACCGTCATCTTCATGTACTCCTTTTCAGGTGGCGACGTGAAAGGGGCCACTACGAAGGAGATAAAGCTCTCCTGTGCCGATACAAGGTACTCGAGCAGTATAGTGGGAGACGCCATCCTCTACCTCAAGGACAACCTCCTCTACCTCCACTATCGCGATGGTCGGTACTTCTTCAGCCTCGAGCCGAGCCTCAACAAGCTCGTTGTGGACGAGATGAATAACGTGAGCGAGGAGCAGATACGGGAGGTTGAGCACGAACTTCTGAAGGGCCAGCTCAAGGGGAGGTACTTCAAGATCTATCTGTGGCCGAGTAAACCTGTGGACGTTCCAGATAGTGACCCGAGTTTGAAGCTTGTTGTCCTTCCAGAGTACGACAAGGAGAAGGTTCTCCAGATTCTGCAGTCTTATGGAGGTAGCGAAAGAGTTCACAAGAACACCCTCATCTTCCTCGTTCCAAGGGAAACGGAGAGGGCCAGTTTCAATAGACTCGTGAGGAGGTATATTGCTTGGAAGATTATTGACGAAAAGGCAAAGAAGGGTTCTCTGGAACTCACTACGGAGCAGAGGGAAGATGTAAAGGAGAATCTGAAGCGAGCAAGGGAGGACATCGTTCAGAAGATAGCAGAGCTTTACAGGCTCGTACTGCTCCCAACTCGTGGAGGCTACGAAGAGCTTGACCTCGGCATGAAGCCAGTGGGCATCAAGAAGACTATCGAGGAGCTCGTCTATGAGAAGCTCCGGGAGGAGGGTAAGCTCGTCGAGAAGATGGCTCCAGTGGTCATTGAGATGAAGTACTTGGATGGGAAGAACTACGTTTCGACGAAGGCACTCTACGAGAGCTTCCTCAAGACTCCAGGGATGCCACTTTTGAAGAGCAAGAGCGTGCTTATAGACGCGATAAGGCAGGGGGTAAGCGAGGGGCGCTTTGGATTGGGATACATCACTGGAGAGGAGGTAACCTGCGAGTACCTCGGTGAAAAGCCAACGGTGACTCTTGACGAGAAGGAGGTCATCGTGAACAGGAAGTACTGTGAAGAGCTGAGGGCAAGAGCAAAGGCTGAGGCTGAAGCAAAAGCTGAAGCTCAAGCTATAGCTCAAGAGAAAGCTCCAGCTGAAAGCATAGCTGAAGCTCGTGTGGAGGAATGGAAGCCTCCAGCAGTCAGGGATAAGCAGGCTGTACTTGTGCCATCAGAGGGGAAGAGCAGAGAGGAAGTCGTTGGAAGTCAGGTAGAGTCCATTCACCTACACCTGACACTGGGCCCCGGAACTGGAGGGCTGAGAGACATATTGAGGGCGTTGAATCTGCTGAAAAGCAAGTTTGAGAAGGTTACCATCGAGATAAGGGCAGAGAAGGGGAATATGAGCCAGACAGAGTACGAAAATCTGCTTGAGACTTTCAGACAGCTTGGGATTGACGTTGAAGAACTTGAGGAGGAGTAA